The DNA region TTGTCAATCAACACCTACCGTCTATGATTCCACATTTCTGCTGGAGCAACTCCATCTTTGCTGGTCATAGAGATGTTAAAATGTagatggaaaagagggaaagatggCTTCAGTAAtagtaagagttggaagggaccttggaggtaatctagtacaaccccctgctcacgcaggagacctaaaCTAGGGATTCTCCCGGTTTCTTATTATTAATGGatatttgttattttcacatagaGGTTGCTTATATAGAAAAGCCAGGAATTTTACTCTCTCAGCAATGGTGCATGTTAAGCTGAGAGATAAGCTATTGGGCCAGAGTTACTGAGCATATTAAGTCTCTTCTACTTGAATGGTGAAAGAATTAACTTGGTGGCAAACAGTTAATACTTAATATTGTCACACCAAATATATATAGAATGCAGATATTCTTAGGTTTTATTGATCAATAACATCTTGATTTCACTTTATTATTAGATATAGTATGTGCTTTTATGTGATTGAAGAGAAATTGTCCTTTTAAAATCTAATGGTATGTAGTCTCCAGGTAACAAACAGCACAATCTCAGGAATGCCTCCTCAGAAGTAAACTTCAAGTTGGCTTCTTCCCAGATGAAGATAGGATTCAAAATTTAGGACTCTTAAAAACCTTTGGTAGTCAATAAGCTGCCACATTGTCAATGTATGACATCTATTGGTTTCATGATGTCATTAAACTGCTACTGCTTTTATGCAGCTATTGAAGCTTATTGTTCCCAATAAGCAATGGTTATATTGGCTGATGACTGTTGAAGTTGTGGGGGAAACACCAAGCTGTATAAGGCTGTCATCAAACCTCTTTGGGTCTTGTGTAGCCGTGGCCAACACGTAAAGAAAACTGTGACTGAGGAAAACATCTTCAcacaatttaaataataaaactgtTGGAGGACATTGTACTAGTACAAACCTCAGTTTGAGTAGAAATAAGTAATGATCATTTTGAGGTTTTTATCCTTCTGGTCAAATATTTCATCAAATTAAGCTTGATTTTTAGTAACTATATATAAGTATTCATATAGTTTGATTAATAGCAGCCTGAAAATGCGTTGTCAGTGTTTGCTTCTAAGACACTTCTTTCCAGCCTAATCAACAGCCCTTGGATTTCTTCTCATTCAGGTCCTATTGTGCTATGGCTGTAGTGGTGGTGAATCGGGCTTGTTAGATGGTGCCATCTGTTGTAATGGCTTGGGTTATATTTTCTCAGTTTGCTTACCAAAATATTGTGTTGGACTCTGGGCAAACTTTATTTACATTTGTCacatccattcagtcatgtatTCTGCATTTTAACACAGAAATGAAACTTAAAAGTCCTGGATTGTGCCAAATACCTTTATCTTCTTTTGGCATTCAAATGTTGACAATACAAGATTCAACACAGACATAACGTTGTCTACATATTTGTTCAATGTTCATAGCTCTAGAGTGGTGGGGAAGACAAACTGCATCCTATTAAGCAGAAATGtagttaattatatatatatatattgttattgtgtgtgtgtgtgtgtgtgtatatatataatgtaggtctctagttattcgggttttctcccgcgtagaattggagatgtcttggcgacgtttcgacgaagtctcattcgtcatcttcaggctacttcaggcttggtgtttccaggagtaatgtgagatctcggctgtttcttccttttaactgccagtgggggtttgaactgattgggtgggggcttggctgtgtcctgattgggtggaggtgtgttctgttctgattgtttggggggggttgtgtttcatgtaagggtaggaggggttttaaagaggctagGACTAGGACCTATGAAAAACGTGAAGTCCAAAGAGCTTCCATTTTATGTGACCTCGCATTCCTACGCAaacaaatgcacaattagcctctttaaaacctcagaaaacatatatataaaatgataTTTAAGGGAAATTAATCATTTAATGACCTCATTCTTGTTACATCTGAAATGAAGAAACATCCTTCCCAGTCCTATGTTCTGTTTCCAACCTCACCATCACCTATTCTTCTGCTTGTGTCAATATGTGTTGCCATAACAAGTATTGAACTTGTCTAAATATTctatgcccgtgatggcaaacccatggctTGTGTAGCAGAGGTGGCATGCGGAgacttctctgtgggcatgcgcaccgttgccagctgctcttctggtttccagacggccagctggtctttgtgagtGATGGAACGCcagaaaaacggcctgaaaaacggcctgttttgggGGGTGTTTCAGGCCAAAAACGGATCAGAAAACAGTCCGGaaaacagctaaaaaacaggcatgtgcacgctggccagctggtctttgagtttctggtGTCCTGTCGCATGCATgtactggaaacctgaagaccacgTGGGCTTCAGGTTACGGCACTCTGGCACATGCATTCCAGTTTGgccacttggtgccaaaaaggtttgccatcagtgTTCTATGCCATTTTAGAGAAACTTTATAGCCCCTTAAAATTCTATAGAAAATTGCACTTGCAGTATAATTTTCTATTTGATTACTGTAATCAGGGACAAATGACTCAAGGCAAAAAACTCAATTGTCACTGAATTTTTCTAGTTTTAAGTCTGTAATTTATGCAATAATTTCAATAGAtacttataaaaattataaagtatTTATTTTACACAGTGGTTCAAACTAAGGAACACAGaagtgcaaaaacaaaaaaaatattttaccctCCCTGATTTTTGGTTACCAGGGATTTTTCCTTCTAAAAACATTAATTCACCTGACAATATTTTATAGCAGAATCTATTTTCCTTCATTTAAAAAAGCCCTCCTTAAAAAATAGGATTGTATACAGAAAtggaattaatataaaaatgtacatttatatttcatatttttaaaaatatttgggtGGGTCAACATACAGCATTAaaacttcaaaataattttgaagaCTTTTTTTAATGGAGTTTGCTAATGTTCTTTTCAAAGCTTATGAAAACAATTTTAGATTGGAATGGAAGAGAATTGTTCATTATTCCTTTTGGGGGAAAGTGTACAATACATTTGTGCTCATCCACATTCATATAGCAAAATCAGTTTAATAAGACACCAAATACAATATTTTACATTGCCATTATTTCCATATATACAGCATATGTCCTGGGTGTCCCATATTTTTATAAACCTCTTGATCTGGTTTTAAAGGTATATAACAGTTTGTCTAAAAATCCATATATATAATCTGTACATTTATGTGCAAATTCTCTtgatgaaataatgaaaatagtGAAATCGACAGATGTGGACGCCAAATTACATGATGTAAGTACCATCTTTGTAGTACTTCATGGATTCCATTTGTTTTGTCATTGCAAGGACATCATGGAACCCTGTACTGAGGCCAGACATATGCTGAAAATAAGCTTCTTTTTCCACCTGGATAGTCAAATTGTTAACACCAGAATCTTTGAGAACAGCTGATACCTAAACAAAAAATGAACAGTAAAACACAAACATTAATTTTTTAGCAAAACTCTCTCTGAAGATCTAAGGGAGATAACTGTTCTTAGACAAGAAATATTACTCTATAACCTACGCTGTAAATCTTCTGCatgtgaaaaaaaaacattttctttaaaagcttCTTTCTGGGCAGCAGAGGAATGACTTGTTGTCTCAACAAGTCTAACCTaggattctattttttctattagcATAATATGCACAAAAATACAGTGAAAGCACATTGTGCCCAAGATACTGAAATTTCAACTGGAAAACAAGGGAAATGAATTGTACTGTTCAATCTCAGCATCATTTTTTAAAGGAGCaaggaaggaacagaaaaatatatGCATAAGCAAATTACATATATGTTAtacttattttttaatgtaaaaaatgGATAAAGTGTTCCACAGTTTCATCCCTGCCTCATCTAAATCATCTTATCACTGCTACACCTGTTGGAAACttttggaggcttggaaataACTTTGAAAATGAATAATCCCCAGACCAAGATTGCTTTCAACAATGCCCACAGAGGGGGGTTACATGCAAGACATGATGAAATCACCTGCCAGTTTAAACATTCTACTAATTAAAGACAATGAGCAAATTTCAGAAGATGTTATCACAAAGGTGATTTTACCATTTGTTTGTAGTATTGGTGACTAATATATTCACTAATCTAGAgaaagtcgtaagtgtgagaactgAAGATTCATGAAGAATGAACATACTAAGCTACCTGCTGTATTATTCTCTGTTCCATTGCTTCTGACATTACTTGTACATGTATTGTGCCTGCCACCACATTAGCAGAGTGACCCCAGAAGTGAGGATCTCTGTAGGAGATGACACCATCTATGTTTTGGATCTGTTGAAAAACACAAGATAACCAGTAATAAATATTCTATAATACTATTCAATATTATGCTTCTCCAAAAAAATTCATTGGTCTGAAATTATAGGCATTGTTACTTCTAACCTTTTCTAAAGCCATGTGCAGATGTTTTTCATGTTCTGGAGGCAGTCTCAACAAGAGTACTTGACAAGCATCTTTTATTAGAGGGATAACACTGAGAAAAATCAGTGTAGCAATAAATAGAGAACAGAGTGGATCAGCTATCAACCAGCCAAACTGTTGAATGAGAATTGTTGATATAATAACACCAACACTGCCAAGGGTATCTGCCAAGATATGTAGAAACACTCCTGGAATGAGGAAGGAAACACAGATCATTAATACACTTAGTAGTTAGGCGACGTGAACAGTAGAGATAAGTATTCCTATCAAGTACTCTAATCAATATATATTAGATTTAAAACCTGATATCCTAAAATACTTTTatgatctattttttaaaaaaatctttatttattaCATGTGTCTGCCATTCCCAATAACTATGAGTAGATCACAAGTAAAATATAAAAGagtcagaaataaaaataaagaatataaaaatagcaAAGATAACAAGAACTGGATAAGAatgataaaaacaacaacaacaaacacacacaatccAAGGGGGTTTGCCAAAGGCCTTTATCTTATATGTCATTAAAAAACCTCCcttttacaaccctgtaatcccttaatttggggtagagttgGGGTGACTGAACagagctgagcgtttactggccggatgcccttcctgatggaTGCCTTTCCTTATAATAAGATATATATTATCATATATCATTCTATggttaaataaaaatggaagtcaTAAAAAATCCATTGCTTTCTACTTACCCCGCATATTGGTATTCATGCTGCCTCCTAATGATCCATGCCCATGTCCATGATTATGAGTGTGCCCGTGGTCATTGTGGGAATGGCCATGGCCATGACCATGGCTGTGATGGGAATGACTGTGCTCATGCGCATGGCACCCTCCTCGAGAAGGCCCATGGGAATGGGCATGGCTGAAGGCACAGATACCAACAAGGTTTACTATCAGTCCTCCAACTGAAACAGGCTGCGTGAAGGAGAACAAAGAAATTTTTATTTAATGCCATTAACTATGCCTAAAAAAACAAAGAACCCAGCCCAAAGCAACTTCCCCAAGTTGTTATGCTCATCCTACAGATTACAGAATTCTTAATTAAAACAGAATGAATATATTGCAATATAAATAATATGTTTTGTATTCAGAGAATCATGGTGCTGATAAAACTTAGCGGTTACATAATTCTTGGGAATAAAGAATCTCTCATGCGATGACACAAAACTACGACCTTTCATTCTGCACAACTAAGAAACAGATGGAAGAATGCAAGACTATATGTTTACAATACTGCTGTGTATGAAATTCCTAAGCCGCGTACATTTACATATTCACTGTTAATATTAATCAGGGTTTGATGCTAATTAAGATTTAGAATCAGCTAATTCCGTTTAATTATGGAAATGATATATGGATATACCCCTTGGGAACTCTTTAAGAGCAGTGGACCAACGTGAAGCTTGACTGATTGAGTCATTCATTTAATTTACAATGGCCACCTAATCAAAATGCTTCAAGTAGTGTTAAAGTGGGTTAAAACATCATTAAAACAAACAATAAGCAATTACGACTAAATACAAAAATAACGACACATtgaagaatatgaaaaaaaaaaaattcaagaagtTCGCAAATTGCCCTAACCCTGACATTGAAGCCTAATGTTGGCACTGGTTGTATGTCATTAAACAACGTTCCTGGTCTTCTGCAAATGCGGTTGCAACTAAATCTctatttcagaaataatttaaatttcaGGTCATAAGAGAAATGTAGATTAGATTCCATTTACCACTGTATCATTGTGGCATCTGCTAACCTGCTTATGTCCCAAGTTTTAGTCAAAGGAGAAGATGGAATTTAGCAAACTGTGAAACAGTtgctaatttttattatacagatTCCTTTAACCAGGGGAAACCTGAAATAGATTTCACAATAAGTTCAGCCTGGATAGAAAAGATTCAGTGGAATCAAGTTATATACTATATGGATGTGTTTTTATTTAAGCATGGCAACCATTGCATACATGGCATGAAGAACAATAATAGATTATTCTACTATTGTACATTACTTAAAAGAGGCTGATTATTAATAGCCCCTTATAGACAAAATATACTTTATTGAGAGAAGGTAATATGTTAGATTAGGTGGGCCATGGGCACATAAACAGACACATATTCTTTCCTTTACTATTCACATACTTCTCCCCAACTTTCATTTTGAGAATGCACTATTCTGAGTCCTTTGATTGAGGCAATGACAAGACACTAGGTTTTTTTCTCCGTGAGGAACAAAGGTAAATGCTGCATTTTCTCTGCCATTACCAACAACAGAATAACACTGTCCATTTTTTGCTATGCAGAAAGTTAAAATCATGACACTTTATGCCCATTTACAAACACTTCAGTATTATTGCCACATAAAGGTAGTAGGATGTCAGTGGCTCTGGCACATAAAGGCTTTCTGAGATGCCAGTCTCAGTTCTACACACTTCCCACCACTTTTTCTCTAAAGgaaaagcattatttaaaaaaatttgagGTTGACAATTCTGAGGCCAGCCAAGTgtgatttattttcattgtcatggGAAACTTCTATGAACTTAACAGCATCAGAAATGCTTGGAAAACTGAATCCTGTTTATActgaattttaaaatgctttagagcagtattttttaaagattatagAAAACAAAGTTCGCAAACTTACAGTCAACATATTTGTATCTATATCTGGAGGATCAACCAGTCTGGCCACTGACTCAGTGAAGACAAAGAAAGCTATTACCATGAGAAAAAGGCCGTTAATAAAACCTGAGAGTATTTCCACACGGCCAAACCTGCAATTAAGAAAACAAGGAATAAGACTATAGACAAAATATACTGAGATGTTCTGAATATGCTGAAATTTCCAAGATTTCTGATACTCCTTGTTTAACAGTGCTAATTGGGACTGGAAACTCCATCATACTTTTttaacaaattattttatttctaaagttaaaatacaaactccaacctccccctccccaaatacaaacggaaaagcaaacaaaaatagaacatttaaaaatgtgcagtAAAAAGGATAAGACAAAAAAACATATAATTATCTTCCCTGGTTGACTGCTGATAAATATACTGCAACAATATTaggttcataaataaataaacatacatacatagagtatatcacagaagtgagtataccccgcacattttgtaaatatttatatcttttcatgtgacaacactgaaaatgacacttggctacaatgtaaagtagtgagtatatagCTTGTATatcagtgtaaatgtgctgtcccctcaaaataacgcaacacacagccattaatgtctaaactgctgacaacaaatacttaaatatttacaaatatgtgaggtgtactcacttctgtgatatactgtacatgcatgcatacatacatttgACCAGAAGACAGAAGTAAAAGTCTAAAAAAGGCTCAATCACCATCCTAACCCCAGGTATTTAATATTTTGTGGAAAATTAAGAGTTGGGAGTTGTCTGCCTCTCCTTCCGGTTTGTAAACCATGACTTTAAAAAACTTCAGTGTCTTAATACAATACATAAACTGTGATTATTCAAAAACAATATATCATTCTTTAATGTAACTGAAGTCTTTTCATTATGTTTATTTGGTGTAAATTACCTATCTTTTAGTCTCACAACTTTGTTTTTATACCCTTTAAGAAATCTTTATATCTTATTCAGTATACATACCCATAGGAGAATATACGGGTTGCTTTCCATCTAGTCATCAGCGCTGCAAAGAGACCCATAACTAAAGCTGAACAGTCAAAAAGCATGTGAAATCCATCCGAAATTAATCCTAGACTATTGGTCCACACACCATAAAATAATTCTATAAATGTAAAAgcctaaaaaaaatataaaaaataattttgtcttTCAAAATGAAACACATTAGTCTTACATATCAAACTCATTAGAAAAATTCATACCTAATgggaatttcttttaaaaaacagataCATATACTAGTCTACAAAGTATAATCTGGAAGCAAATTATATTCTGAATAAGCATTTCATGTTTGCTTTTATAAAAGAGAAAATTATACTCAAAAATGATTTCTGTTTCACAACTATTAAAACAAAGATGTAGAAAAAAGTTTCGCTGCTTGTcttttgagccatggtggcacagtggctagaatgcagtactgcaggctaacataattcacagccaggagttcgatcctgaacagctcaaggttgattcaagtcttccatctttctgagatcagtaaaatgaggggctagattgttgggggcaatgtgctagTATTTGTGAATTGCTCAGAGAGTGCTAAGAAGCAcgatggggcagtatataagcccagcAATATCACTTacacttaaataccgcttcacaatgctttacagccctctctaggcagtttatagagtcaacatattgcccccaaacaatcttggtcctcattttaccgatctcagaatgatggaaggctgagtcaaccttgagctgctcagaatcgaactcctggagtgaacaTTGAGTTAGCATGCactacttcattctaaccactgcaccactgcatcTACAGTGCTATTGCTAGTCTTTTAGTAATTTATTTAGCTTTGATAAATAATCCACTGATCCCTTATTTCTTTTCAATGTGCAATTTTATGCCTGAACATTTAAAATGCACAGTGTAAGACAGGATCAAAAATGTTTTCAACAAGGCTTTTAATAATGGTTGGGCAAGGTGGCCAAGGAAACAGTTAAGAGAACAAAGTATCACCCTATTTCCAagaggaaacagaaagaaagtgCTACTCCAAGTCAATCAATTCTGCACACTGAGGCACAGCTCCTTCTTGAACAGTTTTGGCAGTTGCAATTTTTGGGTAAGATCGCATATTCTGGAGTTCGGGGTACAAagcttggatgaagctgattgaTATTATATAGGAACATATAAAAGTaatggaaaagaataaaatattcttacTTTAGTATTTCCTCCCCCTACCCACTTTATGTCCTATGAACAACAATGTCTCATCCCATATCACCTAATGCTTTTGAATTTTGTCATCAGTTTTAAAAGCAGCTGCCCTTTAGATTAGTTCACAAGCCATGTCAGTTCTGTAAAACACTGTCGTTAGTTTTACTGCTAACTAAATGGATGACTTACTGTagttttcggactataagacgctccagactataagacatATTTAGCTttaggaggaaaataagaaaaaaaaatctgcctctgcctcccagcatccacctggtattcatctggctcaTTTGCTGCCACAGCCTGTTTGCCACCACAGCCCATTATAGAACAACTGATGTGTGCCACATTAACCCTTCTCCCTGCCATAATATtcgctgtataagatgcacagactttTCCAatcacttttttttgggggggggggcgtcttatactctgaaaaatacagtagctcctTAAGGATATATACATTTTTTGTGAAGTTAACATTCATAGGAAAATGCTAGGAAATAAAATTAGTCTTTGACTGCAGTCCTTACGGACAAAACTGTTTTACCAAGTTATCTATGGGATTTCTTTTGTCTAAAATTATCAGTGCAGGTCCTTCCAGGGAGATTTACATTAAATGGAGGCTTCTGTTTTATTCCCaatgctaaattaaaaaaaaagtaatttcatatatttctctctctctctctcaaattcaCACACGGTTAACTATTTTAAAGATAAGCTTACCAGATTTAGGCATAGAAAATAAAAGATCTGCCTTGAGTCAGACTCCTCAAGAATTTGCTTCAGTGATTCTTTAATAAATCGAGGCAAGGACTGAGAGCTGTGCTGTAAAGCATCGCCCATAAAATTGTACAGTGGTATTCCTTCTGGCGAATAACCAATAAGAGTGCCTTTCTGCCCTTTCCGTGTTGGGGAGGAAAGAATATTGGcagctgaaaaggaaaaaaaaatgcctatGTCTCACATGAAATACAAACtcatttaaaaaagttttttttttacagagactCAGACTATTCAATATCAGTTCAGTTTTATACCATGCTAGCTACTTAATCACTTAATGCACAGGgtgattttgggtttttttgtgctTCAGGTTAAGCCCCATGATGGCAttttattattgattgattgtatgTGGCCACCCTCTCAACAAATGAGTCAGCATGATGAACAACATTAGAAagatgaaacaaaaacaaacacaataattaaaatacacagctGCTGAAAGAAACAGAATAAATAGCCAGACCTGGAGATGGTCTCAAGTACTAgatatcccccccctcccaaattaaACAATAACTAATCACTAATCTTCCATGGATTGAATAGCAAAAaacctgaatttttaaaaaaaaacctaatctaTTTCTGCAATTTAGCCTATGGACATGTTAACCAAGGCAGGATTTTCAAAGGAGATAATTCATGCAATTTGATAGGTACTATTATAAAAATTGAAGCAAGAAATTGCTTCCAAAGAAAATCTAGAAACTGTAAACCTAGTCACCTTGTCTTCATCTGGCAACAGAAATAAGCGACAGGGAATGCTTTCGTGCATGTGTACACAAGTTTACGTTCAGAGCAGTTAGTGTAACTTATTGATTTACTTTAAAGTGAACAATGCAGTTCTCTGTGAACTAAATCTCTATAGTAGCAATAGTGATGATTTACACCTAGAAATTTCAGCTTGGTATTTGGGAAAAAACACAGCAAATGAGTGCATTTTGTGATATCAAGGTCTTTTTATCAATGCAAGCAAATATCTtgaacaatatttcatttttttccaaaaaaacccCAGTCATACTTACATAATATAAAGAAAATGGCACTGACTACCACTCCTCCAGATATAACATGTTCTGTAGTTTCCTGGTGTGCTGGTTTGTTCATAGCACGAAGCTGGTTTGTTATTGGATGTGTCCAAAAATTACCAAAAATTAAAGCACTAATGAAAATGAGAAAGGATCCGTAGCGGGCACATTTTGATACTTCCATCTTGACAAAACACATAGATTCTACATAGAAGTCCAAAATTATGACAAAAAAGATTACACTTAAAAAGGGCATGATGAGGGAAGGCCATGATTCAACTTTGCTCTGCAATCAAAATATGCAAATATGTAAATACAGGcagtaatatttaaatattgtatatacattatacattattgaacaacatatttttctttacttctgaaacaaacaaaaattagcATCGTTTATCAATACATGATTTGAAAACAATACTGTGTACTCAGGATCTCTTAACAGTTTAGGAATAACTAAttattaagataaataaatatataccgtAAGAAAATATCATGCAAGATCAAATTAAAATCCCTGAGTACAACATTCATCACAAATATCTAAGAACTTGCTTTAGCAATCTCTACAGTACTGTTCATCAGAGTAAATTCAGAATTTTAATTGATCAACTTTCTGATTAGAAAGCCAATTTGATGGTTAAggtaccagactagaaaccaggagataatgaattctagtcctgttttaggcataaTACCAGGCTTGGTGACTTTCAACCAGTCACTTTTCTCAGCCCTAGCAATTAGGCAAAAGCAAATCACTTCCGAAAAAccttggcaagaaaactgcagggacttgtccaggcaattcCCAGAAGTCAAGAATGACTCAAAGATACCCCAACACACTTTCTAATTATAGCCCATtagatttataaaaatatttaaggaaaaagtagaaaaatttgTAAAATTGTAAAGGCAATTTTCTTAAAGCTAGCAAGACATTGGATTAAATTGAtgagttatttaaaaaatgaaagtgaaatttGGAGTGGTGAAAATCAGCTGAAATTTTGATATGTTTCAGAAAAAAGTggactacagttgcatttctaaCTTCTGTAATTGGCAAAGCATACGTAATAGaagagccatggtgacacagtactgcaggctacttctgctgattgccagctgccacagtttggcagttcgattctgaccggctcaaggttgactcagtcttccatccttccgaagttggtaaaatgaggacccagattgtttggggcaatatgctgattctgtaaaccgctaaaGAGGGCTGCATAGTACCGTGaaacagtatatgtctaagtgctattattattgctagcATTTACCAATTCCTTCATAATTTCATCTAAAAACTACTGTAGTATTCTCTGTGTCAAGCTGTGAAACACTGCAGGAATCTGCCCCTTCAAAACCTCCTTCCCTTACCCTGAGCAGGATGTGTTATTCTGCTTTGATTGCGCCTCTCATACCTTTATGATAAAGGTGGGATAGTCACGCCAGGAGGTTTCTTCTATTTTATCCATTTTGGTCCATTTAT from Thamnophis elegans isolate rThaEle1 chromosome 3, rThaEle1.pri, whole genome shotgun sequence includes:
- the SLC30A5 gene encoding zinc transporter 5 — protein: MEEKFSGSSSEALARGGRLGPVDVPSARLTKYIVLLCLTKFLKALGLFESYDLLKVVHLVQFIFIVKLGSAFFTILIQKPFSSGKPVTKHQWIKIIKHAVVGCIISFLWFFGLTLCGPLRTVLIFEHSDIVVISLLSVLFTSSKGGPAKTRGVAFFIIAVICLLLFDNDDLMAKIAEHPEGHHDSALTHMLYTVITFLGVADHKGGVILLVLALCCKVGFHTASRKLSVDIGGAKRLQSLSHLVSVLLLCPWVIVLSLTTESKVESWPSLIMPFLSVIFFVIILDFYVESMCFVKMEVSKCARYGSFLIFISALIFGNFWTHPITNQLRAMNKPAHQETTEHVISGGVVVSAIFFILSANILSSPTRKGQKGTLIGYSPEGIPLYNFMGDALQHSSQSLPRFIKESLKQILEESDSRQIFYFLCLNLAFTFIELFYGVWTNSLGLISDGFHMLFDCSALVMGLFAALMTRWKATRIFSYGFGRVEILSGFINGLFLMVIAFFVFTESVARLVDPPDIDTNMLTPVSVGGLIVNLVGICAFSHAHSHGPSRGGCHAHEHSHSHHSHGHGHGHSHNDHGHTHNHGHGHGSLGGSMNTNMRGVFLHILADTLGSVGVIISTILIQQFGWLIADPLCSLFIATLIFLSVIPLIKDACQVLLLRLPPEHEKHLHMALEKIQNIDGVISYRDPHFWGHSANVVAGTIHVQVMSEAMEQRIIQQVSAVLKDSGVNNLTIQVEKEAYFQHMSGLSTGFHDVLAMTKQMESMKYYKDGTYIM